The following are from one region of the Planctomonas sp. JC2975 genome:
- a CDS encoding PH domain-containing protein — translation MTSAPEPELPEHVKAVDTTGVAERSDHRATLELPERADRAEGSSDQLAAVAAAADSPDDDPTPWRRLDPRMLLVHPVRELIRYLPVLLLAVVAGSVGGEPWWTYVLSGIGVLAGLSRWFTTSYRITPTHVEVRRGLLNRRMLSVPRERIRSVDVDATLLHRLVRLAVVKVGTSASHGQDGLDFDGVSIAEVPALRAELLKGATALGGEAASNRPGGVDIEAAAGSRSDVGRSDSENFSGWRWSWARFAPFTLTGVGSLFVAAFFALQLQFFDGGLLLKLPVVRASIDTAARIPTLELVVGIIVALLVIASVVALVRYVLAYSGFTIWRSDAATLHVRHGLLRTRQVTLDERRLRGIQLGEALSLRMVGASSAHAIMTGIGRERGGLMVIEPAGPRSDALRVAEAVLGDLQPLTCDLTPHGPRAHRRRYTRAATGVAVIALAVLAAVLLGYLSAWAWTAFAVIVPVAALLAEDRWRSLGHVLLGDVLVARSGSLARTRVVLRTAGIIGFTVRRSYFQRRAGLATLIATTAAGRHRYRIPDVPIEEAWRITDAVLVGPRETARV, via the coding sequence ATGACCTCGGCTCCCGAGCCGGAGCTTCCCGAGCACGTGAAGGCCGTCGACACCACCGGGGTTGCTGAGCGATCGGACCATCGTGCGACCCTCGAGCTGCCTGAGCGAGCGGATCGGGCCGAAGGTTCGTCCGACCAGCTCGCCGCTGTCGCGGCTGCAGCCGACTCTCCCGACGACGACCCCACTCCGTGGCGTCGGCTCGATCCGCGGATGCTGCTCGTGCACCCCGTGCGCGAGCTCATCCGCTACCTTCCCGTGCTCCTGCTCGCCGTGGTCGCGGGATCCGTCGGCGGCGAGCCGTGGTGGACGTATGTGCTCTCCGGAATCGGGGTGCTGGCGGGTCTGTCCCGTTGGTTCACGACTAGCTATCGCATCACGCCCACCCACGTCGAAGTGCGAAGGGGACTGCTGAACCGACGGATGCTGTCGGTGCCGCGGGAGCGTATCCGCTCCGTCGACGTCGACGCCACCCTGCTGCACCGACTGGTGCGTCTCGCCGTGGTGAAGGTCGGCACGAGCGCCTCGCACGGCCAGGACGGCCTCGACTTCGACGGTGTCTCGATCGCGGAGGTGCCCGCGCTGCGCGCCGAACTGCTGAAGGGTGCGACAGCGCTCGGGGGAGAGGCGGCGTCCAACCGACCCGGCGGTGTCGACATCGAAGCCGCGGCAGGCTCCCGGTCCGACGTGGGCCGGTCCGACTCCGAGAACTTCAGCGGATGGCGCTGGTCGTGGGCGCGCTTCGCGCCGTTCACGCTGACCGGGGTCGGATCGCTGTTCGTCGCCGCGTTCTTCGCCCTGCAGCTGCAGTTCTTCGACGGCGGGCTGCTGCTGAAGCTGCCGGTCGTGCGGGCGTCGATCGACACGGCGGCCCGCATCCCCACGCTGGAGTTGGTGGTCGGCATCATCGTCGCACTGCTTGTGATCGCGTCTGTCGTGGCTCTCGTGCGGTACGTGCTCGCGTACAGCGGGTTCACCATCTGGCGATCGGATGCCGCGACCCTTCATGTGCGGCACGGACTGCTGCGCACCCGTCAGGTGACGCTCGACGAGCGCCGGCTGCGTGGCATCCAGCTCGGTGAGGCGCTGTCGCTGCGGATGGTCGGTGCGTCGTCGGCCCACGCGATCATGACGGGGATCGGACGGGAACGCGGCGGACTCATGGTCATCGAGCCGGCCGGTCCGCGTTCCGACGCCCTCCGCGTGGCGGAAGCGGTTCTCGGCGACCTCCAACCGCTGACGTGCGACCTGACGCCGCACGGTCCGCGGGCCCATCGCCGCCGCTACACGCGCGCCGCGACGGGCGTCGCCGTCATCGCGTTGGCCGTGCTCGCGGCCGTCCTGCTCGGATACCTCAGCGCGTGGGCCTGGACGGCGTTCGCCGTCATCGTGCCCGTCGCCGCGCTGTTGGCCGAGGATCGCTGGCGCTCGCTCGGGCACGTTCTCCTCGGAGACGTGCTCGTCGCCCGATCCGGATCGCTCGCCCGCACGCGCGTGGTGCTGCGCACCGCCGGCATCATCGGCTTCACGGTGCGCAGGTCGTACTTCCAGCGCCGTGCGGGACTCGCCACCCTCATCGCGACCACGGCCGCGGGACGACACCGCTACCGCATTCCGGATGTGCCGATCGAGGAGGCGTGGCGCATCACGGATGCCGTGCTCGTCGGCCCGCGGGAGACCGCGCGCGTCTGA
- a CDS encoding PH domain-containing protein, with translation MTADSQPTAETAVGAGPHEPVPGGVVPPSGRARGSVAAKAGNGLRSQLQRADATGRIALLVREPNGRPSTRAIAFWTWNAIIGWVVFLCLQLLWMLIADAWTNSLHLAGLAITVLVAIVHVSIMPRWRYRVHRWEITDDAVFVRSGWLTQETRVAPIARLQTVDSRRGFLHRIYGLTTVTVTTASSAGALSIHALDDAVAREVVARLAAVAQQTKGDAT, from the coding sequence ATGACTGCTGACTCGCAACCGACCGCCGAGACGGCGGTCGGCGCTGGGCCCCACGAGCCGGTTCCGGGCGGCGTTGTTCCGCCGTCCGGCCGAGCAAGAGGGAGCGTCGCGGCGAAGGCTGGAAATGGCCTTCGCTCCCAGCTCCAGCGCGCAGATGCGACGGGCCGGATCGCGCTCCTCGTCCGCGAGCCGAATGGACGTCCCAGCACCAGGGCCATCGCGTTCTGGACGTGGAACGCGATCATCGGGTGGGTCGTCTTCCTCTGCCTCCAGCTCCTCTGGATGCTGATCGCGGATGCCTGGACCAACTCCCTGCACCTCGCAGGCCTCGCCATCACGGTGCTGGTCGCGATCGTGCACGTGTCGATCATGCCGAGGTGGCGCTACCGCGTTCACCGCTGGGAGATCACGGATGACGCGGTGTTCGTGCGATCGGGATGGCTCACCCAGGAGACGCGCGTCGCCCCGATCGCCCGCTTGCAGACCGTGGACTCGCGGCGCGGGTTCCTGCACCGCATCTACGGGCTCACCACTGTGACCGTGACGACGGCGTCATCCGCCGGTGCACTCAGCATCCATGCGCTCGACGACGCAGTGGCGCGGGAGGTCGTTGCACGTCTCGCGGCCGTGGCCCAGCAGACCAAGGGCGACGCGACATGA
- a CDS encoding oxidoreductase: MTTDWTETDVPDQTGRTVVITGANSGLGLETARVFARHGAHVVLACRDPRKADDARQRILAETPDAHLGTLELDLASQTSVRRAAHRITTDIPHLDLLINNAGALIRRYAVTEDGFETTFATNHLGAFALTGLVLNSLRSTPNSRVVTVSSVGHRRGVMDFDDPNAAREFHSHQAYFQSKLANLLFAYELQRRLTEADACTISVAAHPGNARTAFGGDQRMIRIATGQRLRWATSWLMQDPRLSALATVRAAVDPTATGGEYFGPDGRNEWTGHPVQVDSIPRSHDVGDQRRLWELSESLTGVRYPLRVRSAAHPPV, encoded by the coding sequence ATGACCACCGACTGGACTGAAACGGATGTACCCGATCAGACGGGACGGACCGTCGTCATCACCGGCGCGAACTCCGGCCTGGGATTGGAGACGGCCCGCGTGTTCGCCCGACACGGGGCGCATGTCGTGTTGGCCTGCCGTGACCCGCGGAAGGCGGACGACGCGCGCCAACGGATCCTCGCGGAAACGCCCGACGCGCATCTCGGCACGCTCGAACTGGATCTCGCGTCCCAGACCTCGGTGCGCCGGGCGGCCCACCGCATCACGACCGATATCCCCCATCTCGACCTGCTGATCAACAACGCCGGAGCTCTCATCCGTCGATACGCGGTGACGGAGGACGGCTTCGAGACCACGTTCGCCACCAACCACCTGGGCGCATTCGCACTCACCGGACTCGTCCTGAACTCCCTGCGCTCGACCCCCAACTCCCGTGTCGTGACGGTGAGCAGCGTCGGCCACCGGCGAGGCGTTATGGACTTCGACGACCCGAATGCAGCCCGCGAATTCCATTCCCACCAGGCATATTTCCAGTCCAAGTTGGCGAACCTGCTCTTCGCGTACGAGTTGCAGCGACGGCTGACGGAGGCAGATGCCTGCACGATCTCGGTCGCCGCCCACCCTGGGAACGCGCGCACCGCCTTCGGCGGTGACCAGCGGATGATCCGCATCGCAACAGGCCAGCGACTTCGCTGGGCGACGAGCTGGCTGATGCAGGATCCTCGACTCTCCGCGCTCGCCACCGTGCGGGCCGCCGTTGATCCGACTGCGACTGGGGGCGAGTACTTCGGACCGGACGGACGCAACGAATGGACGGGGCATCCGGTGCAAGTGGACTCCATCCCGCGATCACATGACGTCGGCGACCAGCGACGGCTGTGGGAGCTGTCCGAGTCGCTGACCGGGGTGCGGTACCCGCTGCGGGTACGTTCGGCGGCACATCCGCCCGTCTGA
- a CDS encoding rhodanese-like domain-containing protein, giving the protein MTSTPAEPSDSSVSSVRPATARRHLVSTDELARLLADADDPVGGRHTLVLDATVLQVAGFDGHPSYVTGHEQYLVNGHIPGAVFADLLEELSDADAQYPFSRPSAERFAAAAQALGADAATTVVVYDDSFGQWASRLWWLFRSFGHTDVAVLDGGLRKWAAEERPLEIGHVAPTSSTGFAASGQKGFWADKHRIDRALSGAEPATLVCGLPPREFTGEAGHRPRLGHIPGSHSAPASRLVDRETNAFLTEEALRALLADAVDSPDPIVTYCAGGIAASADALALTVLGRDDVSVYDESLNEWAADDARPLVVIAG; this is encoded by the coding sequence GTGACCAGCACCCCCGCCGAGCCCTCAGACTCCTCCGTGTCATCCGTGCGGCCGGCAACGGCGCGTCGCCACCTGGTGAGCACGGACGAACTCGCGCGTCTGCTCGCGGATGCCGACGATCCCGTCGGCGGGCGGCACACGCTCGTGCTCGACGCGACGGTGCTGCAGGTCGCGGGGTTCGACGGGCATCCGTCCTACGTCACCGGACACGAGCAATACCTGGTCAACGGGCATATTCCGGGCGCAGTCTTCGCGGATCTCCTCGAGGAGCTCAGCGATGCCGATGCGCAGTATCCGTTCTCACGCCCGTCCGCAGAACGCTTCGCCGCTGCCGCGCAGGCGCTCGGCGCTGACGCCGCAACGACCGTCGTGGTCTACGACGATTCGTTCGGGCAATGGGCGTCGCGACTCTGGTGGCTGTTCCGGTCTTTCGGCCACACCGACGTCGCCGTGCTCGACGGAGGTCTGCGCAAGTGGGCGGCCGAGGAACGCCCGCTGGAGATCGGTCACGTCGCGCCCACGTCATCCACCGGGTTCGCCGCCTCGGGCCAGAAGGGCTTCTGGGCCGACAAGCACCGCATCGACCGCGCACTCTCCGGCGCCGAACCTGCGACCCTGGTCTGCGGCCTGCCGCCGCGGGAGTTCACGGGCGAAGCCGGACATCGCCCGCGTCTCGGGCACATCCCGGGCAGCCACAGCGCGCCTGCTTCCCGCCTCGTCGATCGCGAGACCAATGCCTTCCTCACCGAGGAGGCATTGCGTGCGCTCCTGGCGGATGCCGTCGACTCACCCGACCCGATCGTGACGTACTGCGCAGGCGGCATCGCCGCATCCGCCGACGCGCTCGCCCTCACCGTGCTCGGGCGCGACGACGTGAGCGTCTACGACGAGTCCCTCAACGAGTGGGCAGCGGATGACGCACGGCCTCTCGTGGTCATCGCCGGATAG
- a CDS encoding cupin domain-containing protein, with the protein MTDVRNIDIALASIHEPWQPHRLTSINDYDVKIAKFSGEFVWHTHPETDELFLVHSGEVTIQLRTGDVVLRPGDIYVVPAGTEHCPRAESEAAVLMFEPKGTVNTGDAGGERTAPLREL; encoded by the coding sequence ATGACCGACGTGCGCAACATCGACATCGCGCTTGCAAGCATTCATGAGCCCTGGCAGCCGCACCGCCTGACGAGTATCAACGACTACGACGTGAAGATCGCGAAGTTCAGCGGAGAGTTCGTGTGGCACACGCATCCCGAGACGGACGAACTGTTCCTCGTGCACTCCGGTGAGGTCACCATCCAGCTGCGCACGGGAGACGTCGTGCTGCGACCGGGTGACATCTACGTGGTTCCGGCCGGAACGGAGCACTGTCCGCGGGCCGAATCGGAGGCTGCCGTGCTGATGTTCGAGCCGAAGGGAACCGTGAACACCGGCGACGCGGGCGGGGAACGAACCGCGCCACTCCGAGAGCTTTGA
- a CDS encoding ATP-binding cassette domain-containing protein yields MNAQRNSGADWAIEAHGLVKTFGDNRAVDGVDLLVRPGTVYGVLGPNGAGKTTTINMLATLLRADAGSAAIFGHDVAKEAQIVRQLIGVTGQFASVDETLSATENLVIFSRLLGLGRAESKAKAADLLERFGLTDAAKRPLKKFSGGMRRRLDLAASLIAQPPLIFLDEPTTGLDPRTRGQMWDTIRELVASGSTILLTTQYLDEADQLADRIAVIDRGRVVAEGTADELKASVGTSALQLRVEDPADTDDALRAIEQVLGVRGTLSPEAARITAPMADPDRVTDLLVTLREAGIHLIEMSVQKPSLDEVFLTITGHDAADQNETTPGPDENGAEKEKVNA; encoded by the coding sequence ATGAACGCACAGCGGAACAGCGGCGCGGACTGGGCCATCGAGGCCCACGGTCTCGTCAAGACGTTCGGCGACAACCGGGCGGTCGACGGCGTCGACCTGCTCGTGCGACCGGGCACCGTCTACGGCGTGCTCGGCCCGAACGGCGCCGGCAAGACCACGACGATCAACATGCTCGCCACTCTGCTGAGGGCGGACGCGGGCAGCGCGGCCATCTTCGGCCACGACGTCGCGAAGGAGGCGCAGATCGTGCGCCAGCTGATCGGCGTCACCGGGCAGTTCGCCTCGGTCGACGAGACCCTCTCGGCCACCGAGAATCTCGTCATCTTCTCTCGCCTGCTCGGTCTCGGGCGCGCAGAGTCCAAGGCGAAGGCCGCTGACCTGCTTGAGCGCTTCGGACTCACGGATGCCGCCAAGCGGCCCCTCAAGAAGTTCTCCGGCGGCATGCGTCGTCGGCTCGACCTCGCGGCGTCGCTCATCGCGCAGCCTCCGCTCATCTTCCTCGACGAGCCGACGACGGGTCTGGACCCTCGCACGCGCGGTCAGATGTGGGACACGATCCGTGAGCTCGTCGCCAGCGGATCCACCATCCTGCTGACCACGCAGTACCTCGACGAGGCGGACCAGCTGGCCGACCGTATCGCGGTGATCGACCGCGGGCGCGTGGTGGCCGAGGGCACGGCGGACGAGTTGAAGGCATCCGTCGGCACCTCGGCGCTGCAGCTGCGCGTCGAGGATCCCGCCGACACCGACGACGCGCTGCGCGCCATCGAGCAGGTGCTCGGCGTTCGCGGAACGCTCTCGCCGGAGGCTGCGCGCATCACGGCGCCCATGGCAGACCCCGACCGTGTGACCGATCTGCTCGTCACGCTGCGCGAGGCCGGCATCCACCTCATCGAGATGAGCGTGCAGAAGCCCAGCCTCGACGAGGTCTTCCTCACCATCACAGGCCACGACGCGGCCGACCAGAACGAGACGACGCCGGGTCCGGACGAGAACGGCGCCGAGAAGGAGAAGGTGAACGCATGA
- a CDS encoding DUF3516 domain-containing protein, producing the protein MSPADSIRLDQRVVGLDSPDDVFDVFVEWVSEGGISLYPAQEESLIGIVSGANVIVSTPTGTGKSLIAVGAHATALADGKRTFYTAPIKALVSEKFFALADTFGAENVGMMTGDSQVNADAPIICCTAEILANLALRLGPVAPIDQVVMDEFHFYADPDRGWAWQVPLLLLERAQFILMSATLGDVSGIADDLSRRTHRETVAVTGVERPVPLDYDYVLTPVHETIQELLDDGKAPVYVVHFSQKDALERAQALAGASVASREQRDAIADAIGAFRFATGFGQTLSRLLRLGIGVHHAGMLPKYRRLVEQLAQRGLLRVVCGTDTLGVGINVPIRSVLLTALTKFDGTKMRQLTAREFHQIAGRAGRAGYDTAGTVVAQAPEHDIENARAVAKAGDDAKKKRKIVRKRAPEGFVSWGEPSFKRLIDAEPETLTPHMQITSAMIVNVVGRGGDVFGNVRTLVFDNHEPWKRQLELARRALGIYRTLVTAGIVEKGTDGIPRLTVDLQPNFALNQPLSPFALAVLELFSAEDDETRSAATGERSVSGGVGSGDYALDVVSVVEATLDDPRPVLLAQQHLARGEAVAAMKAEGIEYEERMELLEDVTWPKPLESILQQSFETYSASQPWVRDFELSPKSVVRDLFERAMTFAEFVSFYNLARSEGVVLRYLSDAFRALRQTVPDEAKTDELRDLIEWLGELVRQVDSSLLDEWEEMVHPDAVRHAEETAIVPPVPRTITSNRRAFLVMVRNELFRRVQLAALDRADRLGELDPDFGEDAWGLALDSYYADHDSIGIGADARSAAMLIVDETDAAGGNGTGRRWLVRQILADPEGDHDWGIAAVVDLAASDEAGSAVLKVTAVDRL; encoded by the coding sequence GTGAGTCCGGCAGACAGCATCCGTCTCGATCAACGGGTCGTCGGGCTCGATTCCCCCGACGACGTGTTCGACGTCTTCGTCGAGTGGGTCTCCGAAGGCGGGATCAGCCTCTATCCGGCCCAGGAGGAGTCGCTGATCGGCATCGTCTCCGGGGCGAACGTCATCGTCTCGACGCCGACGGGCACCGGCAAGTCGCTGATCGCCGTCGGCGCGCACGCGACAGCACTCGCCGACGGCAAGCGCACGTTCTACACGGCGCCGATCAAGGCGCTCGTCTCGGAGAAGTTCTTCGCGCTCGCCGACACGTTCGGTGCCGAGAACGTCGGCATGATGACCGGCGACTCGCAGGTGAACGCGGATGCCCCGATCATCTGCTGCACGGCCGAGATCCTCGCCAACCTGGCGCTCCGGCTCGGCCCGGTCGCCCCCATCGACCAGGTCGTGATGGACGAGTTCCACTTCTACGCGGATCCCGATCGCGGCTGGGCCTGGCAGGTTCCGCTGCTGCTCCTGGAGCGTGCGCAGTTCATCCTGATGAGCGCCACGCTTGGTGACGTGAGCGGCATCGCCGACGACCTCTCCCGGCGCACGCACCGTGAGACGGTGGCGGTCACCGGTGTCGAGCGTCCGGTGCCGCTGGACTACGACTACGTGCTGACGCCGGTGCATGAGACGATCCAGGAGCTTCTGGATGACGGCAAAGCACCCGTCTACGTCGTGCACTTCTCGCAGAAGGACGCGCTGGAGCGGGCACAAGCGCTGGCCGGGGCATCCGTTGCCAGCCGTGAGCAGCGGGACGCGATAGCGGATGCCATCGGCGCGTTCCGCTTCGCCACCGGTTTCGGGCAGACCCTGTCGCGCTTGTTGCGCCTGGGCATCGGCGTGCACCACGCGGGAATGCTGCCCAAGTACCGCAGGCTCGTCGAGCAGCTCGCGCAGCGCGGGCTGCTGCGCGTGGTGTGCGGAACGGACACGCTGGGCGTCGGCATCAACGTGCCCATCCGCAGCGTGCTGCTGACGGCGCTGACGAAATTCGACGGCACCAAGATGCGGCAGCTGACCGCTCGGGAGTTCCATCAGATCGCCGGCCGTGCAGGCCGCGCCGGATACGACACGGCCGGCACGGTCGTCGCGCAGGCGCCGGAGCACGACATCGAGAACGCGCGGGCCGTCGCGAAGGCGGGGGACGATGCGAAGAAGAAGCGAAAGATCGTGCGCAAGCGCGCGCCGGAGGGGTTCGTCTCCTGGGGTGAGCCGTCGTTCAAGCGCCTGATCGACGCCGAGCCTGAGACGCTCACCCCGCACATGCAGATCACCAGCGCGATGATCGTCAATGTCGTCGGCCGCGGCGGCGACGTCTTCGGCAACGTGCGCACTCTCGTGTTCGACAACCACGAGCCGTGGAAGCGACAGCTGGAGCTGGCGCGACGGGCCCTCGGCATCTATCGCACGCTGGTCACGGCCGGGATCGTCGAGAAGGGGACGGACGGCATCCCCCGCCTCACCGTGGATCTGCAGCCGAACTTCGCCCTGAACCAGCCGCTGTCGCCCTTCGCGCTCGCCGTGCTGGAGCTGTTCTCGGCTGAAGACGATGAGACCCGCTCGGCCGCGACGGGTGAGCGCAGCGTGTCCGGTGGCGTCGGCTCAGGAGACTACGCGCTCGATGTGGTCTCGGTCGTCGAGGCGACGCTGGACGATCCGCGTCCGGTACTGCTGGCGCAGCAGCACCTCGCGCGCGGTGAAGCCGTCGCCGCGATGAAGGCGGAGGGCATCGAGTACGAGGAGCGCATGGAGCTGCTCGAGGATGTGACGTGGCCGAAGCCACTGGAGAGCATCCTGCAGCAGTCTTTCGAGACCTACAGCGCGAGCCAGCCGTGGGTGCGCGACTTCGAGCTCAGTCCCAAGTCGGTGGTGCGCGACTTGTTCGAGCGCGCCATGACGTTCGCCGAGTTCGTGTCGTTCTACAACCTCGCCCGCAGCGAGGGCGTCGTGCTGCGCTACCTGTCAGACGCCTTCCGGGCGCTGCGACAGACGGTGCCCGACGAAGCGAAGACCGACGAGTTGCGTGACCTCATCGAGTGGCTCGGCGAGCTCGTTCGGCAGGTCGACTCGAGCCTGCTCGACGAGTGGGAGGAGATGGTGCATCCGGATGCCGTTCGGCACGCGGAGGAGACCGCGATCGTGCCGCCCGTGCCCCGCACGATCACCTCGAATCGCAGGGCGTTCCTCGTCATGGTGCGCAACGAGCTGTTCCGCCGCGTGCAGCTGGCGGCCCTCGACCGTGCCGACCGGCTGGGCGAGCTCGATCCCGACTTCGGAGAGGATGCCTGGGGTCTCGCCCTCGATTCCTACTACGCCGACCACGACTCCATCGGCATCGGCGCCGACGCCCGCAGCGCGGCGATGCTCATCGTGGACGAGACGGATGCAGCTGGCGGGAACGGCACAGGCCGTAGGTGGCTCGTTCGCCAGATCCTCGCGGATCCGGAGGGCGACCACGACTGGGGCATCGCCGCAGTGGTCGACCTGGCGGCGTCGGACGAGGCGGGATCCGCGGTGCTGAAAGTCACGGCTGTCGACCGGTTGTGA
- a CDS encoding Clp protease N-terminal domain-containing protein, with product MPDEAPRIREDRLPQPIRDIVIAAVEEAQRRGDSAVAPEHLMLAIAAGSDSRASAVLADFGIGHDALDHALDVEAARSLAVIGIDELDPALLTATNRTATRPSWVSTTREVFRRAQVAGGRRRGRSAELDVLYGIVTANVGTVPRALEYAGVDRDALIGRVERERLVADDDPQRGAQGLSAQERQVIRRDAQRRMQDARHQAQRDAQARRRETQRAARAPQRDSRASEADAGSDSATGSEPTSD from the coding sequence GTGCCTGACGAGGCTCCGCGGATCCGCGAAGATCGCCTTCCGCAGCCCATCCGCGACATCGTGATCGCGGCGGTCGAGGAGGCGCAGCGGCGCGGTGATTCCGCTGTCGCCCCGGAACACCTGATGCTCGCGATCGCCGCCGGATCGGATTCGCGCGCCTCTGCCGTGCTGGCGGACTTCGGTATCGGCCACGATGCCCTCGACCATGCGCTCGATGTGGAGGCGGCCCGCTCGCTGGCCGTGATCGGGATCGACGAGCTCGATCCCGCGCTTCTGACGGCGACGAACCGCACGGCCACCAGGCCGAGCTGGGTCTCGACGACGCGGGAGGTGTTCCGCAGGGCGCAGGTGGCAGGCGGCAGGCGTCGCGGACGCAGCGCCGAGCTCGACGTGCTCTACGGCATCGTCACGGCGAACGTCGGCACCGTGCCGCGAGCGCTGGAATACGCGGGCGTCGACCGTGACGCGCTCATCGGACGGGTCGAGCGGGAGCGGCTGGTGGCAGACGACGATCCGCAGCGTGGCGCTCAGGGACTCTCCGCACAGGAGCGTCAGGTCATCCGCCGCGACGCGCAGAGGCGTATGCAGGACGCCCGCCATCAGGCCCAGCGCGACGCGCAGGCGAGACGTCGCGAAACGCAGCGGGCCGCGCGAGCTCCCCAGCGGGATTCGCGGGCGTCGGAGGCGGACGCCGGCTCCGACTCGGCTACCGGCTCCGAACCCACCTCCGACTAG
- a CDS encoding ABC transporter permease, giving the protein MSTITQAPRTLAPNRITPPSERKLKNHTGAGQTVRNTFTMAYRGLVKIRRTPEQLVDVTVQPIIFTLMFAYLFGGAIAGNVQNYLPLLIPGILVQTVITTSVVTGVQLREDMDKGVFDRFRSLPIARIAPLSGALLADTVRYAIATTITFVVGYVIGYHPAGGFGPVVLAGLLVIACSWAISWIFAFFGVIARTASSVQGISMLVLFPLTFLSNAYVPVKSLPEVLQWFVNVNPISHLVTAVRDLANNGTVGVDLWISLLGAAIIVVVFAPLTVRAYMRKA; this is encoded by the coding sequence ATGAGCACCATCACGCAAGCACCCAGAACGTTGGCGCCGAATCGCATCACCCCGCCGTCGGAGCGCAAGCTCAAGAACCACACCGGCGCGGGCCAGACCGTGCGCAACACGTTCACCATGGCGTACCGCGGACTCGTCAAGATCCGTCGCACGCCGGAGCAGCTGGTCGACGTGACAGTGCAGCCGATCATCTTCACCCTGATGTTCGCCTACCTGTTCGGCGGCGCCATCGCGGGCAACGTGCAGAACTATCTGCCTTTGCTCATCCCCGGCATCCTGGTGCAGACGGTCATCACGACCTCCGTCGTCACGGGCGTTCAGCTCCGTGAGGACATGGACAAGGGCGTGTTCGATCGATTCAGGTCGCTTCCGATCGCACGGATCGCGCCCCTCTCCGGCGCTCTGCTCGCCGACACGGTGCGATACGCCATCGCCACGACGATCACGTTCGTGGTCGGCTACGTCATCGGATACCACCCAGCCGGAGGTTTCGGACCCGTCGTGCTCGCCGGCCTGCTGGTCATCGCCTGCTCCTGGGCGATCAGCTGGATCTTCGCCTTCTTCGGCGTGATCGCGCGCACGGCATCCAGCGTGCAGGGCATCTCGATGCTCGTGCTGTTCCCGCTGACGTTCCTCTCCAACGCCTACGTGCCGGTGAAGAGCCTGCCAGAGGTGCTGCAGTGGTTCGTCAACGTGAACCCGATCTCGCACCTCGTCACCGCCGTGCGCGACCTGGCGAACAACGGAACCGTCGGTGTCGATCTCTGGATCTCGCTGCTCGGTGCTGCGATCATCGTGGTCGTCTTCGCGCCCCTCACGGTGCGTGCGTACATGCGCAAGGCGTGA
- a CDS encoding SHOCT domain-containing protein: MKERRKAWRVLGILGLALAVSGTVIWAVAKGAIDREQSLYWFTRTLSSKGYADNAGLVAASVWQWIGVAAIIVGTAAVVAVCVAFAVSADDRSRLRPWFDNEAIRAERMRHRQPVSLPDLVALHERGALTDEEFTAAKRVLLGL; encoded by the coding sequence GTGAAAGAACGACGAAAGGCCTGGCGCGTGCTGGGCATCCTGGGGCTCGCGCTGGCCGTGAGCGGAACCGTGATCTGGGCCGTGGCCAAGGGAGCCATCGATCGAGAGCAGAGCCTGTATTGGTTCACGCGCACGCTGTCGTCGAAGGGCTACGCCGACAACGCCGGCCTCGTCGCGGCTTCGGTCTGGCAGTGGATCGGCGTCGCCGCCATCATCGTCGGCACTGCGGCCGTCGTCGCCGTCTGCGTCGCGTTCGCGGTCTCCGCCGACGACCGTTCGCGCCTACGGCCATGGTTCGACAACGAGGCGATCCGTGCCGAGCGAATGCGACACCGGCAGCCGGTGTCGCTGCCCGACCTTGTCGCCCTGCACGAGCGCGGCGCTCTGACCGACGAGGAGTTCACGGCCGCCAAGCGTGTGCTGCTGGGGCTGTAG